The sequence AATGATATAAATGAGATGGTTTAAATGTTTTCTTTAGAACTATAATAATACTTAGGCctataattaaaatcaaatgagCAACGTAAATTTTAGGGAATCTATCTTGATAGGCTATAACCTAAACAAAATCCAATTTTTGAGGAGTCACAATTATTTTTACATGAATATGACATTAAATGTATTCTTAAATATCGTGAAGAATGTTGATCCGGCTTGCAGCttgaaagagaattttttttttcttttttttttaagtgacaaATCTAAGTCTTTTtatttgtagttttcttattttgtttaaaattcaaAATTCTCATCAAATTCGTCGCTTTCaatcttacttttttttcaatttcgtttttattttctgactaaagaaaataaagaaaatatcttttattggcctcatatatttataaattcacacacgcacacaaacacacacacacacactcacacacacacacacacacacacacatatatatatatatatatatatatatatatatatatatatatatatatatatatatatatatatatatatatatagacgtatcaAAATTGAACTGTTCTTAAATTTCCAGATATTCAGTCTTGTTGGGTTAGGATTGGGCATCTTCGCTGGAGTAAATGGTAAGTTCTGCAAAACATTTCAAtcataaaaatcaaaattttgtagtTATTAAATCCATTAATCAGTTTCATAGATCGAACCAGTTGGAAAATCGGTAACCCATCACAGATGCTTGATATATCGAAAACAGAATTTTTTcgtaatttctcattttgaatattaacataaatattaatttttataatatattgacAGATATTCAGAAACATATCTACTACAATATtgtataattttgtaaaataaaatatgcTCTTGTGTGTCACCTTTGATTTTAGAATTATACGCTTTCTTCTTCTACAGGTTTAACGGAAGGATGGCTGGACGTCGGAATTGATGTTGTCAACATAATCCTCGCGGCAATTCTTATCCATGGCATTAGAACTgtaagtttatttaattttttttaataaaactataaaatctagAAGTAATGAATTAATACCTGTATAATATTAACTTATCGATCAATCAAAATGTACGCCTTAGATTAATTTATTAATAGCCTACCATTGTGATATTCCTTGAATGAGTAATGAATAAATAGCTTTAGCTTTGACATTTTCTTTCGACCAAAGATATATTTCATGTGATTTCTGATTTTCAAATTATTACCTTTCAattattcatgaaaagaaaaattaaatgacatTGTATATGGAGAGTTTTCATCGTCACACATATTCCCTTATTAAGCATTGTCTCTCCAAGGCACTAATAGTATCAGTGTACAAATCAATgtggccttatgccagcaaggGCTCCTTACTCCTGGAGTAGTCAATGAGATTTACCATAGTCTTTACAATTTGAATATACCTTCAGCCTTAACATCCACGCCCCCACCCCCCAACAGGAGCGCCGATCCCTTGTCCTCGTGTGGGTCTGGGCAACTATCGTCACCGTCATCCTGACAATCGCCCTGGGCATTTTTATCATCCTCCTGACGTCATCCCTCACGGCAGCCATCATCCTCTTCATCTTCGCTGCCATCCAGAGCTATTTCATCCTAGTCGTCAGGTCCAACGCCATCtcggtaagttctctctctctctctctctctctctctctctctctctctctctctctctctctctctcatattcgaaatgaaatttttatgaattaaatataataatacggAAGGAACTCTTAATATATTCATTGGATTTCTTCTACTTTgggggtagtaggttgaccaaggcaccagtcaccctttgagatagaccgctagagagttaatgagtcctttgactggccagacaatactacattagatccctctctctggttacggctcatttttcttttgcctacacgcgtgcgcacacacaccgaatggtctggcctattctttccacattctcctctgtcctcatacacctgaaaacactgagattaccaaacaattcttcttcgctcaaggggttaactactgcactgtaattgttcagtggctactttcctcttggtaagggtgcaagaaactttttagctatggtaagcagctcttccaggaggacacttcaaaatcaaaccattgttctctggtcttgggtagtgccatagcttctgtaccatggtcttccactgttttgggttagagttcgcttgcttgagggtacagttgggcacacattctatcttatttctcttcctcttgttttttttttctttttaagttttgatagtttatatatgaaagatgtattttaatgttgttggtgtccttaaaatatcttgttttatttgtttattccttCTCGTgtaatgtagtttatttgtttccttgcttcctttttccactgggctatttttctttttggagcctttgggcttattgtatcctgcatttccaactagggctatggcttggataataataataataataataataatgatgatgatgatcagtcAAAGACGACGGTGCTCCCGATAACAGAATAgacgcaagtctctctctctcctctctctctctctctctctctctctctctctctctctctctctctctctctctctctctcttacaaagccCGAGACATATTCAATTTGAGAATGTTATAAATGATTTATATAACACCGGAATAATCCTTAATTCATTCTGTTCTTTTCCATCAGCTGGAGACACCAATGCTCCCGGTATCCCGTTagacgctgatgatgatgattcgaTCGCTGGCGGGAAATTCTGCTTTTCATCAAGACATTTCTCACTGtaacttatttttattatatgttttcattgttttttttttttaataaaaaagataCTTAAGTTATTTTTGGTGTttacttttcatgttttttttggtGAAAATAGCGTAAATCAGATGAAACTGAAATGATTACTCTGTAGGCCTACATTAAACACCTAAAATGTTTTATCACAGTAGAAGAGATTCCTGATATGAAGTCTTTAAGAAGTGGCTGATTACTCCCATTGCTTCAGAGAAACTAAGCcatggcaccagctacccgttgagatactaccgctacagtgtTATGGGATTCTTTGATTAGCGAGACATTGCTACATTGGATCTTCTCTGTGGgcacggttcacttttcctttgtctatacatacaccgaatagtctggcctattctttacagattcccctctgttctcatacacctgacaacactgagattaccaaacaattcttcttcacccaatgggttaaccaatgcactgtaattgttcagtggctactttcctcttgttgaggggagtagagactctttagctatggtaagaagctcttccaggagaaggaccctccaaaatcaaaccattgttctctagtcatgagtagtgccatagcccttgtaccatggtcttccactgttttgggttagagttctcttgcttgagggtacactcgggcacactattctatctggtttctctttctcttgttctgttaaagttcttatagtttatataggaaatatttattttaacgttgttactgtccttgaaatattttatttttccttgtttcctttcctcactgggctattttccccattgggatccctgggcttatagcatcctgcttttccaactagggttgtagcttagcaagtaataataataataatgataattataataataataataataataataggctacatCAGTATTTTCGATCTCTTCATACAAGCCTGTTATAACAAAATAGTAA comes from Palaemon carinicauda isolate YSFRI2023 chromosome 3, ASM3689809v2, whole genome shotgun sequence and encodes:
- the LOC137638129 gene encoding uncharacterized protein translates to MADQNQKFVLTSCCCGCSLRTGSLIIAILSLIFSLVGLGLGIFAGVNGLTEGWLDVGIDVVNIILAAILIHGIRTERRSLVLVWVWATIVTVILTIALGIFIILLTSSLTAAIILFIFAAIQSYFILVVRSNAISLETPMLPVSR